A stretch of Xenopus laevis strain J_2021 chromosome 8S, Xenopus_laevis_v10.1, whole genome shotgun sequence DNA encodes these proteins:
- the vps18.S gene encoding VPS18, CORVET/HOPS core subunit S homeolog (The RefSeq protein has 1 substitution compared to this genomic sequence) has translation MASILEQYENDLSQASFPNQGRNPDIPLSGYVNARLEKETPIFNKQRIDFSPPENINSLVVCSNQLCMSLGKDSILRIDLMKADQPNQVDLGRKDDFKVHRIFLDPTGSHLLIALNTSECLYLNRNAQKVRVLSRWRGHLVESIGWNKLLGNETSTGPILVGTAQGLIFEADISASEGGLFSTNPDQYFRNIHTLEEETGPAPVCCLEINRGYENRFSVIATTPKRLFQFAAKIPEGTEQQGFTPLFNQPVDDLPSIQEFPGSLGYSEIAFYTQKLRSIPSSFAWMMGNGVLYGNLDFSRPDSILTDVQVWEYPSSAEKPMSIVLTQFHFLLLLPDRIKAICILNGQVVFEDIFTEKFGPLKKMLKDPNIGQIWIHTERAVFRYHVEREPRDVWKMYMSMGKFDLAKEFCRDRPECMDTVLANEAEHCFQSKKYIESAKCYALTQKYFEEVALKFIEAKQEEALMEYLQKKLSNLKSSEKIQVTLLTTWLTELYLNHLGILESDASKRSLYLKARDDFKSFLNSPKNKECLFNNRASIHDLLASHGDTDHMVYFAVLMQDYERVVAHHCQHDDYNEALNVLSKYKDEKLFYKFSPVLMQHIPTKVVDAWISMGKKLDPKNLIPALVNYSQSAGTQINEAIRYMEYCVYKMKETEQAIHNYLLSLYAQFRSDSLLSYLEKAGTNTNRIHYDLKYALRLCAEHGHHRACVHVYKVMELYEEAVDLALKVDVDLAKSCADLPVDDEELQKKLWLKIARHVVQEEKDVKKAMACLSSCHLLKIEDILPFFPDFVTIDHFKEAICNSLEDYNKHIEELKREMEDATLSAKRIREDMQEMRNKYGLVDPQDKCTFCDFPLLNRPFYLFLCGHMFHYDCLMQVVVPNLPAYRQVKLEDLQQKLAAAVQPPKSRSQAKEEDTINLAKIQQSREQIKADIDDIVAAECAYCGELMIRSIDKPFIDPQKYKEEMLSWL, from the exons ATGGCTTCGATTTTAGAGCAGTATGAGAATGACTTGTCCCAGGCTAGCTTCCCGAACCAGGGCCGGAACCCGGATATCCCGCTGTCTG GTTATGTGAATGCTCGTCTAGAGAAAGAAACACCCATATTTAACAAGCAGAGGATTGATTTCAGCCCTCCAGAGAATATTAACAGCCTGGTTGTGTGTAGCAATCAACTATGTATGAGCTTGGGAAAAGACTCCATTCTTAG AATTGATTTGATGAAAGCAGATCAGCCCAATCAAGTGGACCTAGGGCGAAAAGATGATTTCAAAGTTCATAGGATTTTCTTGGATCCCACAG ggtcTCACCTCCTGATTGCTCTGAATACCAGCGAATGCCTTTATCTGAATCGAAATGCTCAGAAAGTGAGAGTTCTTTCTCGTTGGAGGGGCCACTTGGTTGAAAGCATTGGATGGAACAAGCTTTTAGGCAATGAAACAAGCACTGGGCCGATTTTAGTTGGGACTGCTCAGGGTCTGATATTTGAGGCAGATATTTCCGCCAGTGAAGGTGGCCTGTTTAGCACCAACCCTGACCAGTACTTCCGAAACATTCACACACTCGAGGAAGAGACAGGTCCTGCCCCAGTTTGCTGTCTGGAAATAAATCGAGGTTATGAGAATAGGTTTTCTGTTATTGCAACCACTCCCAAAAGGCTATTCCAATTTGCTGCTAAAATACCAGAGGGAACTGAACAACAGGGGTTTACGCCTCTTTTTAACCAGCCTGTAGATGATCTTCCTAGTATCCAGGAGTTTCCAGGAACTCTCGGTTATAGTGAGATTGCCTTTTATACTCAGAAGCTTCGTTCTATTCCCAGTTCCTTTGCTTGGATGATGGGAAATGGAGTCCTGTATGGCAACTTAGATTTCTCTCGCCCAGACTCCATACTAACAGATGTGCAGGTCTGGGAGTATCCATCCAGTGCTGAAAAGCCTATGTCTATTGTGCTCACTCAGTTCCATTTTCTGCTTCTGCTTCCTGATAGGATAAAGGCAATTTGCATCCTTAATGGCCAAGTGGTTTTTGAAgatatttttacagaaaagttTGGGCCATTGAAAAAGATGTTAAAAGATCCCAATATAGGTCAGATATGGATTCATACAGAGAGGGCAGTATTTCGATACCATGTGGAGCGAGAGCCGAGAGATGTTTGGAAGATGTATATGAGCATGGGCAAATTTGACTTGGCAAAGGAATTCTGCAGGGATCGGCCTGAATGCATGGACACTGTGCTAGCTAATGAGGCTGAGCACTGCTTCCAGAGCAAGAAGTATATAGAAAGTGCCAAGTGTTATGCCCTCACGCAAAAATACTTTGAAGAAGTAGCTCTTAAATTCATTGAAGCCAAACAAGAAGAAGCACTTATGGAGTATCTGCAGAAGAAACTGTCCAACTTGAAATCTTCAGAGAAAATTCAAGTCACTTTGCTAACAACATGGCTGACTGAGCTCTATTTAAATCACCTCGGTATTCTAGAAAGCGACGCATCAAAGAGAAGCCTTTATTTGAAGGCCCGTGATGATTTTAAGTCATTTCTGAACAGCCCAAAGAACAAAGAATGCCTCTTCAACAACCGGGCTTCAATACATGATCTCTTAGCCAGTCATGGAGATACAGATCACATGGTGTATTTTGCCGTTTTAATGCAAGATTACGAAAGAGTGGTTGCCCATCATTGTCAGCATGATGACTATAACGAAGCCCTCAACGTCCTATCAAAGTACAAAGATGAGAAACTGTTTTATAAATTCTCCCCAGTCCTGATGCAGCACATTCCAACCAAGGTTGTAGATGCCTGGATCTCGATGGGCAAAAAACTGGATCCCAAGAACCTCATTCCTGCTCTGGTTAATTACAGTCAGAGTGCAGGCACTCAGATCAACGAGGCAATAAGATACATGGAATATTGTGTTTATAAGATGAAGGAAACCGAACAAGCCATCCACAACTACTTGCTTTCTCTTTATGCCCAGTTCCGATCCGATTCACTTCTTTCTTACCTGGAAAAAGCAGGAACAAACACTAACCGAATTCACTACGATCTGAAGTATGCGCTACGTCTCTGTGCAGAACACGGGCATCACCGGGCCTGTGTCCATGTCTACAAAGTTATGGAGCTGTACGAGGAGGCAGTGGACTTGGCTTTAAAG GTGGATGTGGATCTGGCAAAGTCTTGTGCAGATTTACCAGTGGATGATGAGGAGCTTCAGAAGAAGTTGTGGCTGAAGATTGCTCGCCATGTGGTTCAGGAGGAGAAGGATGTAAAAAAAGCCATGGCCTGCTTATCCAGCTGCCACCTACTGAAAATTGAGGATATCTTGCCATTCTTTCCTGACTTTGTAACCATTGACCACTTCAAGGAGGCCATTTGCAACTCCCTCGAAGACTACAACAAACACATCGAGGAGCTGAAGAGGGAGATGGAAGATGCCACCCTGAGTGCCAAACGTATACGAGAGGACATGCAAGAAATGAGAAACAAGTACGGTCTGGTGGATCCACAAGACAAGTGCACATTCTGTGACTTTCCGCTCCTCAACCGCCCCTTCTATCTATTCCTTTGTGGTCACATGTTTCACTACGACTGCCTCATGCAGGTCGTTGTCCCCAACCTGCCGGCGTACAGACAGGTTAAACTGGAAGACCTTCAGCAGAAGCTGGCAGCAGCCGTGCAACCTCCGAAGAGCCGCTCTCAGGCCAAGGAGGAGGACACTATAAATCTGGCCAAAATCCAGCAAAGCCGCGAACAAATCAAGGCGGATATCGACGACATTGTGGCAGCCGAATGCGCCTATTGTGGTGAACTCATGATTCGCTCCATTGACAAGCCGTTCATTGATCCGCAGAAATACAAGGAGGAGATGCTTTCCTGGCTCTAG
- the vps18.S gene encoding VPS18, CORVET/HOPS core subunit S homeolog isoform X1, producing MQHFHGTSTDYLCYVNARLEKETPIFNKQRIDFSPPENINSLVVCSNQLCMSLGKDSILRIDLMKADQPNQVDLGRKDDFKVHRIFLDPTGSHLLIALNTSECLYLNRNAQKVRVLSRWRGHLVESIGWNKLLGNETSTGPILVGTAQGLIFEADISASEGGLFSTNPDQYFRNIHTLEEETGPAPVCCLEINRGYENRFSVIATTPKRLFQFAAKIPEGTEQQGFTPLFNQPVDDLPSIQEFPGTLGYSEIAFYTQKLRSIPSSFAWMMGNGVLYGNLDFSRPDSILTDVQVWEYPSSAEKPMSIVLTQFHFLLLLPDRIKAICILNGQVVFEDIFTEKFGPLKKMLKDPNIGQIWIHTERAVFRYHVEREPRDVWKMYMSMGKFDLAKEFCRDRPECMDTVLANEAEHCFQSKKYIESAKCYALTQKYFEEVALKFIEAKQEEALMEYLQKKLSNLKSSEKIQVTLLTTWLTELYLNHLGILESDASKRSLYLKARDDFKSFLNSPKNKECLFNNRASIHDLLASHGDTDHMVYFAVLMQDYERVVAHHCQHDDYNEALNVLSKYKDEKLFYKFSPVLMQHIPTKVVDAWISMGKKLDPKNLIPALVNYSQSAGTQINEAIRYMEYCVYKMKETEQAIHNYLLSLYAQFRSDSLLSYLEKAGTNTNRIHYDLKYALRLCAEHGHHRACVHVYKVMELYEEAVDLALKVDVDLAKSCADLPVDDEELQKKLWLKIARHVVQEEKDVKKAMACLSSCHLLKIEDILPFFPDFVTIDHFKEAICNSLEDYNKHIEELKREMEDATLSAKRIREDMQEMRNKYGLVDPQDKCTFCDFPLLNRPFYLFLCGHMFHYDCLMQVVVPNLPAYRQVKLEDLQQKLAAAVQPPKSRSQAKEEDTINLAKIQQSREQIKADIDDIVAAECAYCGELMIRSIDKPFIDPQKYKEEMLSWL from the exons GTTATGTGAATGCTCGTCTAGAGAAAGAAACACCCATATTTAACAAGCAGAGGATTGATTTCAGCCCTCCAGAGAATATTAACAGCCTGGTTGTGTGTAGCAATCAACTATGTATGAGCTTGGGAAAAGACTCCATTCTTAG AATTGATTTGATGAAAGCAGATCAGCCCAATCAAGTGGACCTAGGGCGAAAAGATGATTTCAAAGTTCATAGGATTTTCTTGGATCCCACAG ggtcTCACCTCCTGATTGCTCTGAATACCAGCGAATGCCTTTATCTGAATCGAAATGCTCAGAAAGTGAGAGTTCTTTCTCGTTGGAGGGGCCACTTGGTTGAAAGCATTGGATGGAACAAGCTTTTAGGCAATGAAACAAGCACTGGGCCGATTTTAGTTGGGACTGCTCAGGGTCTGATATTTGAGGCAGATATTTCCGCCAGTGAAGGTGGCCTGTTTAGCACCAACCCTGACCAGTACTTCCGAAACATTCACACACTCGAGGAAGAGACAGGTCCTGCCCCAGTTTGCTGTCTGGAAATAAATCGAGGTTATGAGAATAGGTTTTCTGTTATTGCAACCACTCCCAAAAGGCTATTCCAATTTGCTGCTAAAATACCAGAGGGAACTGAACAACAGGGGTTTACGCCTCTTTTTAACCAGCCTGTAGATGATCTTCCTAGTATCCAGGAGTTTCCAGGAACTCTCGGTTATAGTGAGATTGCCTTTTATACTCAGAAGCTTCGTTCTATTCCCAGTTCCTTTGCTTGGATGATGGGAAATGGAGTCCTGTATGGCAACTTAGATTTCTCTCGCCCAGACTCCATACTAACAGATGTGCAGGTCTGGGAGTATCCATCCAGTGCTGAAAAGCCTATGTCTATTGTGCTCACTCAGTTCCATTTTCTGCTTCTGCTTCCTGATAGGATAAAGGCAATTTGCATCCTTAATGGCCAAGTGGTTTTTGAAgatatttttacagaaaagttTGGGCCATTGAAAAAGATGTTAAAAGATCCCAATATAGGTCAGATATGGATTCATACAGAGAGGGCAGTATTTCGATACCATGTGGAGCGAGAGCCGAGAGATGTTTGGAAGATGTATATGAGCATGGGCAAATTTGACTTGGCAAAGGAATTCTGCAGGGATCGGCCTGAATGCATGGACACTGTGCTAGCTAATGAGGCTGAGCACTGCTTCCAGAGCAAGAAGTATATAGAAAGTGCCAAGTGTTATGCCCTCACGCAAAAATACTTTGAAGAAGTAGCTCTTAAATTCATTGAAGCCAAACAAGAAGAAGCACTTATGGAGTATCTGCAGAAGAAACTGTCCAACTTGAAATCTTCAGAGAAAATTCAAGTCACTTTGCTAACAACATGGCTGACTGAGCTCTATTTAAATCACCTCGGTATTCTAGAAAGCGACGCATCAAAGAGAAGCCTTTATTTGAAGGCCCGTGATGATTTTAAGTCATTTCTGAACAGCCCAAAGAACAAAGAATGCCTCTTCAACAACCGGGCTTCAATACATGATCTCTTAGCCAGTCATGGAGATACAGATCACATGGTGTATTTTGCCGTTTTAATGCAAGATTACGAAAGAGTGGTTGCCCATCATTGTCAGCATGATGACTATAACGAAGCCCTCAACGTCCTATCAAAGTACAAAGATGAGAAACTGTTTTATAAATTCTCCCCAGTCCTGATGCAGCACATTCCAACCAAGGTTGTAGATGCCTGGATCTCGATGGGCAAAAAACTGGATCCCAAGAACCTCATTCCTGCTCTGGTTAATTACAGTCAGAGTGCAGGCACTCAGATCAACGAGGCAATAAGATACATGGAATATTGTGTTTATAAGATGAAGGAAACCGAACAAGCCATCCACAACTACTTGCTTTCTCTTTATGCCCAGTTCCGATCCGATTCACTTCTTTCTTACCTGGAAAAAGCAGGAACAAACACTAACCGAATTCACTACGATCTGAAGTATGCGCTACGTCTCTGTGCAGAACACGGGCATCACCGGGCCTGTGTCCATGTCTACAAAGTTATGGAGCTGTACGAGGAGGCAGTGGACTTGGCTTTAAAG GTGGATGTGGATCTGGCAAAGTCTTGTGCAGATTTACCAGTGGATGATGAGGAGCTTCAGAAGAAGTTGTGGCTGAAGATTGCTCGCCATGTGGTTCAGGAGGAGAAGGATGTAAAAAAAGCCATGGCCTGCTTATCCAGCTGCCACCTACTGAAAATTGAGGATATCTTGCCATTCTTTCCTGACTTTGTAACCATTGACCACTTCAAGGAGGCCATTTGCAACTCCCTCGAAGACTACAACAAACACATCGAGGAGCTGAAGAGGGAGATGGAAGATGCCACCCTGAGTGCCAAACGTATACGAGAGGACATGCAAGAAATGAGAAACAAGTACGGTCTGGTGGATCCACAAGACAAGTGCACATTCTGTGACTTTCCGCTCCTCAACCGCCCCTTCTATCTATTCCTTTGTGGTCACATGTTTCACTACGACTGCCTCATGCAGGTCGTTGTCCCCAACCTGCCGGCGTACAGACAGGTTAAACTGGAAGACCTTCAGCAGAAGCTGGCAGCAGCCGTGCAACCTCCGAAGAGCCGCTCTCAGGCCAAGGAGGAGGACACTATAAATCTGGCCAAAATCCAGCAAAGCCGCGAACAAATCAAGGCGGATATCGACGACATTGTGGCAGCCGAATGCGCCTATTGTGGTGAACTCATGATTCGCTCCATTGACAAGCCGTTCATTGATCCGCAGAAATACAAGGAGGAGATGCTTTCCTGGCTCTAG